Genomic window (Gemmatimonadota bacterium):
TGCCGAACGCGAAATCGAAGTCGCGCCGCTGCTGGGACGGGTGATGCACGACGTGGCCTGGCTCTCGGTGGGCGCCATCCTGCTGATGACGCAGGCAATCCGGTACGGTCCGCTGCTGGTCCGCGACTGGGAATCCTTCGTGCCGTTCGTGAAGGCCGTCGTCGATCTCGCTCGCTGGTGCTGGATGCTGCTCTGGACCGGCGTCGGCGCCGCCTTCGTCATCCGGATGCGCCGCTCGCTTCCGCGTCGCAACGCGACCCTGACGGAGCGATTCTGGGGCTCGCGACTCGGGGCGCTCGCCGCGCGCCTCGCCGGGATTGGCCTCCGCAATGCCGTGCCACCCGAGACGACCCTGCATCGACCGACCGAACTGGTGCTCGATCTCGCCATCGAAGAGTTGTGGGCCGCGCTGCCCGAATCGAGCCGCGTCTCGCTCGACGACCTCCCGACGCTTGCGACCGCCCTGCGGCATCGGATCGCCGAAATGAAGGCACTGCGGCGACACCTGTCCGACCCGGCCCTGCCGCAGTCGCCGGGTCATCTGTTGCTGGAACGCCAGCTGGGCGAACGGGAAGCCGCCGCCATCACCGCGCTCGAGGGGCTGCGCCTGCAGCTCGCGCGACTCACGCTCGATGTCGCCTCGGCCGGCGAGTTCACCGGACAACTTGCCGACGTGCGGACGCTCGAGATGGAATTGCTGGAGGAACTGGGCGGCCACGGCGCACTCCGTCGGGTGCTGCGGAGCGAGCGACCGCGCGAAGGGACCCCAGTGACGACTCCTGGCTGATGCGATCGGTTGCCAGGGTAGCGTAGCTGGCGGTAACTTGCTGACCAGCAAGCAAGCTATCGGAGGGCCCCTGTGCCTCGTGCCGCCGCTTCCCCGCCCCGACCCCGTGACGCTGAGCGTACTCGCAGCGCCGTGCTCGACGCCGCCGAGACGCTTTTCTCGGAGCGCGGCTTCGCTGCCACGTCCATGGCAGATGTTGGCGCCCACGCGGGCGTTTCCCGCGGCACGCCGGGCTACTTCTTCCGGTCCAAAGCTGAGCTCTATCGGGCCGTGATCGACCGCGCCTTCGCCGACGCGCTCGATGCCGTCCGGGTGGGGCGCGCGCGCGCCATGCGCAGCGGTCGACCTGCGGCCGACGTGCTCGCGGGGGCAGTGAGCGACTACGTCGACTTCGTCGAGGCGCACCCGAAATTCGTCCGGCTGATCCAGCGCCAGGCGCTCGGCGAGGCCTCGGGCCTCGGCAACCTCCCACTTGGGCAGGCGGTCGGTGCGGAAGCCGTCGCGGCGCTGGCTCAGGAACTCGGTTTCCCGCCGCGTGCGCGTTCCGCGGCGATGCACGTCTTTCTGTCGCTGATCGCCCTCACCTGGTTCCCGTTGATTCACGCCACCACGCTGATCCCTGCGATCGGCTTCGATGCGGACGACCCGCGATTCGGGGTCGCGCGCAAGAAGCACATCACCGCCCTGCTCCTCGGCGCCTTGCCCCCACGACGCACGCCTTCCGCTCGACGGAGTTCACGATGACTGAAGTGCTCGCTTCCACACCGCGGATGCCGTCGGCGGCCCCGCATGTCGCTCCGAGCGTTGACGAGGCACGCGCCGTCGCCGAGGCGGCGAGGGAGACCGAATGGAGCGCCCCGAGCTTCGTGCGCGAGCTCTTCGAAGGCCGACTCCGGCTCGACCTGATCCATCCGTTTCCCGCGGCGAGTGCCGAGGAGATTGCCAAAGCGAAGCCGTTCCTCTCGGCCCTCGAAGCGTTCCTCCACGCGAACGTTGACAGTGACCGGATCGATCGCGAGGGGAAGATCCCCGATGAGGTGATCGAGGGATTGCGCGCCCTGGGAGCCTTCGGGATCAAGATCCCCGAGTCGTACGGCGGTCTCGGACTCTCGCAGCTCTCCTACACGCACGCGATCGCCATGGTGACCTCGCACGACGGCTCGCTGACGGCGCTGCTCTCTGCGTCGCAATCGATTGGCGTTGCCGTGCCGCTCAGGCTCTTCGGTACCGAGGCGCAGAAGCAGCGCTACCTGCCGCGGCTCGCGCTCGGCGCAATTTCCGCATTCGCATTGACTGAACGGCAAGTCGGCTCCGATCCCGCCGGCGTCGCGACGACCGCCGAGAAGAGCGACGACGGCAGCCACTGGATCCTCAACGGCGAAAAACTCTGGTGTACCAACGGCCCCATCGCCGAGGTGATGGTGGTGATGGCGCGCACCGGGAAGCGGATCACTGCGTTCGTGGTCGAGTCCGACTGGCCCGGGGTGGAGCTCGTCCACCGGCTCCATTTCATGGGACTCAAAGCGATCGAGAACGGCGTGCTCCGCTTCACCAACGTGCGCGTCCCGGCAGAAAACGTGATCTGGGGCGAGGGCAAGGGGCTCAAGCTCGCGCTGACGACGCTCAACACCGGGCGGCTCACGCTCCCGGCGTCGTGCGCGGCCGGCGCCAAGCGTGCGCTCGAAATCACGCGACGCTGGGCGGCCGAGCGGGTGCAATGGGGGAAGCCGATCGGGAAACACGATGCCGTCGCGCAGATGCTGGGGACGATGGCAGCCGACACCTTTGCGATGCAGGCCGTGAGCGATCTCGCATCGCTGCTGGCCGATCGGGGCGATGCCGACATCCGGCTGGAGGCTGCGCTGGCGAAGTTGTGGAACTCGGAAATGGGGGATCGGATCATTGACGACTGCCTGCAGATCAAGGGCGGCCGCGGCTATGAAACCGCCGACTCACTCCGCCTGCGGGGGGAGCGGCCCGATCCAGTGGAGCGGATGTATCGCGATTTCCGAATCAACCGGATCTTCGAGGGCTCCAGCGAGATCATGCGCCTCTTCATTGCTCGCGAGGCGGTCGACACCCATCTGAAAGTGGCCGGCGACATGATCGACCCGAAGGCCACCACGTCGACGAAACTCAAGAGCCTGCTTCGCGCCGGCGTGTTCTACGCCGGGTGGTATCCACGGCTCTGGTTCGGCGCGGCCTTTCTCAAGCATGGTGAGTTCGGCCCACTCGCGCGTCACCTCCGGTTCGTCGAACGACGCTCTCGCAAGCTGGCCAGAACGCTCTTCCACGCCATGGTGCGCTTCGGTCCGAAACTCGAGCAGCGGCAATCGGTGCTCTTCCGGCTGGTGGATATCGGTGCCGAACTGCTGGCCATGAGTGCCGCCGTCGCCCGGGCCGACGCGCTCATGAAAGCCGGCAACCGCAATGCGACCGAGCTGGCGGACATCTTCTGCCGTCACGCCGCGCATCGCGTGGATGTCCTGTTCGGTGAGACCTTCGGGCCGGACGATCTGGCGACGTATCGCGCCGCGCAGCAGGTGATGGCGGGAGAATTCGCCTGGCTTGAGGAGGGGATGGTCCGCGAACCCGAAGCGCGCTAGTCGCCTTCGCTGATGAGGGCGATGGGGAGGCCGACCATCACCATGTGGCCGACCACCATCGCCACCAGCACGGCGGAGAACTTCAGCGGTCCGCTTGGCGCGTGGGAGAGCGGCACCACGATGAATCGCATGGCTGCCCACACCACGAGTCCGAAGATGAGGCCGGTGCGCGCCGGTCCGAGCGCGAGTCGTAGTTCCCGGAGCGGTGCGATCCGTCGCGTTGACACAGCGTAAATCGCGGCCCAGATCAGCGCGATCGTGAAGTGCAGCACGGCCCCTGCCGCCCAGATCCGCATCCCCCCTTCCTTCGCCGCATCGCCCACCGCACCCGCGGCAATCGACTGCAGCACCTTGCCCGGGATGAACGTCCCCCGCACCGCGAACGAAATCGACAGCGCCAGCACCAGATCGAGCGCTCCTGCGGCCAGGCCGGCGCGAATGACGCGATCGAGGGGCACGGGACGGAGCGACGAATCCAGCATCATGGCATTCCGGGCTTCGGGTCAGTTGGCAGGGTGAAGCCAACGATACCGGAGGCACCGGGGAGTCGCTGTCAGCGGGGTGTCAGAAACACCGTCAGGTTGGAGCCAGGCGACGCGCCAGCGCCGCTCGCAGCGTCGCCTCTTCGGCGCCTGCCTCGAGCCAGGGTGCCGGCCACACGGTCACGCCATCTCGCGCCCCGAGGAGGGCGCCGAGGACGGCGCCGACCGTCGGTGAGATTCCTCCCTGCAACGCCATCGCAGCCAGGGTGTCGAGGGGTCTTGGTCGATGATGCGCGGTCCAGAGCAACCAGGCGATCGCCACTTCGGGAGATGGCGCCGCGCCGAGCGGAACCGGCGGCGGCGTTCCAGGGTCTCGAGGAATCAGGCGAATCGCATCGAGCAGCGTCGCGGGAGCATCATTGGCCCGCAGCACCGCGATGACGTCGGGAATGAAATCCCGACTCCCCTCGAGAAATCTCGACGCGGCGACGACCACCGCGACCGTGGCGAGTGCCGTCGTTTCGCTCGGGTCGATCAATCGCGCAACGTGAAACGCACCGGCAATCATGGCCTGGGGCGACGCGCTCGCGAGCGCGGCCGGGAGGGCAGCCGCCAGCGGCGCGATCCCGGGCGCGGGGAGGTCTGCGATGGGCGCATCGAAGTCCCGCAGGTGATCGAGCGCAAGCGCGAGGAGGGGGTCCACGTCGGTGCCGTCAGCGGAACGCCACTCGACCCATCGGCCGGCGAGTCGGCGCAGGTCGACTCCGCCCGCAACAAGCTGCTCCAGCAATGCATCGGCGAGCGCGGTAGCTGCCCGGCGGTGGCCATGGGGCGCCGGGAGTGCCTGGGGCACGCCTGCCGCGCCGAGGCGCTCTCGGATGGCCTGCGGATCGGTCAGGTCGGCGGTGCTGGCGGCCAGGGCGGCGCCGAGAACGGCGCCGACGAGGAAGCCTTCGCAGCGCTCGGCGCGCGTCGGATCGGTGGGGAGACGCTGGGCGGTCATCCCGACAAGATACCGGAGGTCAGCGCCGCTTCCAGCCCCGTGTAGATTTCCCCTGCCAGCTATTTCGGCATCACGCTCCACCCTCCTTTTCAGGGGCCCGTCCGTGGCGAGCGACAGCCTGTCCATTACCGACAACCGCACTGGGAAAGCCTACGAGCTTCCCATCGTTGACGACACCATCAAGGCGATCGACCTGCGCCAGATCAAGGTGAACGCCGACGACTTCGGGATGATGACCTACGACCCGGCGTTCATGAATACGGCCGCCTGCCGCAGCGCCATCACCTACATCGATGGCGACAAGGGAATTCTCCGCTATCGCGGGTTCCCGATCGAGCAGGTTGCCGACAAGGCCACCTTTCTCGAAGTCGCCTATCTGCTGAACGCCGGCGAGCTGCCGACCCAGCCGCAGCTCGACAAGTGGACCAACGACATCCGGTACCACACCTACGTTCACACCAACATCATCAAGCTGCTCGAGGGCTTCCGCTACGACGCACATCCGATGGGCATGCTCCTCGGTGTCGTCGGTGCGCTCTCGACCTTCTATCCCGATGCGAAGAACATCGAGGATCCGGAGAACCGCTACATCCAGCGCGTTCGCCTGATGGCCAAGCTGCCGACGATTGCCGCGTTCTGCTTCCGGCACTCGCGCGGCCTGCCCTACGAGTTCCCGCGGAATGACGTGGACTACATCGGCAACTTCGTCAACATGACGTTCAGCATCGGCGGCAAGCACCAGCCCAACCCGGTGCTGCAGCGGGCCCTCGAAATCCTGCTGATCCTGCACGCCGACCACGAGCAGAACTGCTCCACCAGCG
Coding sequences:
- a CDS encoding TetR family transcriptional regulator; the protein is MPRAAASPPRPRDAERTRSAVLDAAETLFSERGFAATSMADVGAHAGVSRGTPGYFFRSKAELYRAVIDRAFADALDAVRVGRARAMRSGRPAADVLAGAVSDYVDFVEAHPKFVRLIQRQALGEASGLGNLPLGQAVGAEAVAALAQELGFPPRARSAAMHVFLSLIALTWFPLIHATTLIPAIGFDADDPRFGVARKKHITALLLGALPPRRTPSARRSSR
- a CDS encoding acyl-CoA dehydrogenase family protein; translation: MTEVLASTPRMPSAAPHVAPSVDEARAVAEAARETEWSAPSFVRELFEGRLRLDLIHPFPAASAEEIAKAKPFLSALEAFLHANVDSDRIDREGKIPDEVIEGLRALGAFGIKIPESYGGLGLSQLSYTHAIAMVTSHDGSLTALLSASQSIGVAVPLRLFGTEAQKQRYLPRLALGAISAFALTERQVGSDPAGVATTAEKSDDGSHWILNGEKLWCTNGPIAEVMVVMARTGKRITAFVVESDWPGVELVHRLHFMGLKAIENGVLRFTNVRVPAENVIWGEGKGLKLALTTLNTGRLTLPASCAAGAKRALEITRRWAAERVQWGKPIGKHDAVAQMLGTMAADTFAMQAVSDLASLLADRGDADIRLEAALAKLWNSEMGDRIIDDCLQIKGGRGYETADSLRLRGERPDPVERMYRDFRINRIFEGSSEIMRLFIAREAVDTHLKVAGDMIDPKATTSTKLKSLLRAGVFYAGWYPRLWFGAAFLKHGEFGPLARHLRFVERRSRKLARTLFHAMVRFGPKLEQRQSVLFRLVDIGAELLAMSAAVARADALMKAGNRNATELADIFCRHAAHRVDVLFGETFGPDDLATYRAAQQVMAGEFAWLEEGMVREPEAR
- a CDS encoding ADP-ribosylglycohydrolase family protein → MTAQRLPTDPTRAERCEGFLVGAVLGAALAASTADLTDPQAIRERLGAAGVPQALPAPHGHRRAATALADALLEQLVAGGVDLRRLAGRWVEWRSADGTDVDPLLALALDHLRDFDAPIADLPAPGIAPLAAALPAALASASPQAMIAGAFHVARLIDPSETTALATVAVVVAASRFLEGSRDFIPDVIAVLRANDAPATLLDAIRLIPRDPGTPPPVPLGAAPSPEVAIAWLLWTAHHRPRPLDTLAAMALQGGISPTVGAVLGALLGARDGVTVWPAPWLEAGAEEATLRAALARRLAPT
- a CDS encoding citrate synthase, yielding MASDSLSITDNRTGKAYELPIVDDTIKAIDLRQIKVNADDFGMMTYDPAFMNTAACRSAITYIDGDKGILRYRGFPIEQVADKATFLEVAYLLNAGELPTQPQLDKWTNDIRYHTYVHTNIIKLLEGFRYDAHPMGMLLGVVGALSTFYPDAKNIEDPENRYIQRVRLMAKLPTIAAFCFRHSRGLPYEFPRNDVDYIGNFVNMTFSIGGKHQPNPVLQRALEILLILHADHEQNCSTSAVRAVGSSGVDPFSAVSAGIAALYGPLHGGANEAVLRMLDEIGSKDRIPKFIEDVKNGGDRLMGFGHRVYKSYDPRAKLIKSVANDVFAQTGLNPKLEIALELERIALEDEYFIKRKLYPNVDFYSGLIYQAMGYPTDYFTVLFALGRLPGWLAQWEEMITDKEQKIARPRQIYTGPAERNFVEMKQR